TTCCTGTATAACCAGTTCTTAAACCAGATGTAATTTCATTTGTAAATGCTTTGATTTTATTTTTTACTTCATGAATTTCAGGAACTACATTTATTCCTTCAACATTTATAACAGAAGATTCTTTTGTTCTTAATGCGGTATGAAGTACTGCTCTATTTTCAGTTTGGTTGATAATTCCTCCATCAAAATACTCTTGTATAGCGCTTTTAAGTCCAACTTGATTGGCTAATTCGAGTAACAATGTTAGGGTTTCCTGATTGATTCTATTTTTAGAGAAATCAACTAAGAAATCATTCCATTTTAAATTGAATTTTTCTACTCTTGAAGCATCCGATTGAAACATATCGTGCATTGATGCTGCTTGTATTTCTTGGTAATGTTTTTGAAGCTTATTCCATGCTTCCGTACCAGTTGGGTTTATTGTATTTAAAGCCATCTATAATTGGATTGTGATATTATTCTATTTTTTTGCAAAAATACTGAAATTAGTTTGAATAGATAATCAGTTTGCACTTATATAACAATTAAAAAACATCAAATTTGTTAGTTTACGAATACACAACTTGAATACTACAAATTTGCCACACTATCCAATTCTCTTTTTAAAGGCTCAATTTGCTTTAAAAATCGTTTTTTACTTGATGAGTTCATAGGTTCTCCATTAGGTAATTTCAATTTTAAAGCATCTACTTGAACGCCATTTTTCCAAAAACGATAACATACATGAGGTCCTGTTGCTAAGCCCGTACTACCAACTCGACCTATGACTTGCCCTTGAATAACGTGCTGTCCTCGTCTTACCAAAATTCTAGACATATGTAAATATTGCGTAGAATAGGTTGAATTATGTTTCACTTTTACAAAATTTCCGTTTCCAGTTGTAAAACCTGTTTGCTCCACTACACCTGCAGCTGTCGTGGTAATAGGAGTACCGTAAGGTGCTGCATAATCAGTTCCTTTATGTGCTTTCCAAGTATGTTGCACTGGATGAAATCTATTTGACGTAAATCGAGAAGAAATTCTACTGAATTTGATAGGGGTTTTCAAAAAGAAATTTTTCAGGGTTTTACCGTCCTCATCATAATATTCTACTTTATCGGAAGAAGGATTTTGTGCAAAAGGAAAGGCATAAATAATCTTGCCTTTATACTCAAAAAAAGCAGCCTGAAGACTATCAACTCCATCATAAATGGTGTCGTTAATATATCGTTCCGTAAAAGTTAAAGCAAATCGGTCTCCTTTTTTTAACTTGAAGAAGTCAATAGACCACGCAAATATTTTAGAAATTCTACTCGCTAAAGCGCCCTCAACTCGAGCACTTTCTAAGGTTTCAGATAAGGAGCCTTTTAACAAACCTCCTATTGTTCTTTGTTTAATTTTAATAGGTCTTGTTTTTTTGTAGGCAGTAACTGTAGTATCTCGCAAATCAATTACATAATAATTTAAAGCGTTTGGCTGATAGATAAAAACCTGTAATTCATTTTTTTTATGTCTTGATCTAAGAAGTGTATAAGGTTTATCAAACCTCATTATTCGCACATCAAAAGTATCTTTTACTTTTTCAATGATGTCATAGACTTTCTTATTTCCAATGTTTTGCTTTTGGAGAATAGTACCAAAAGTATCTCCTTTTTTAATCGTGTCATGAACTACATTAAAATCAGCATATGTAAATCCAAACTCTACCTTTTTAGAGGCTGTTTTTGAAGTTTTGTCATCCAATGTTTCATCGGTTTTAGAACAAGATAGTATCGAAAATAATACTATTATAAGTGCAAAAACTTGTTTCAATCTTTATATTTTTTTTAATTAATTTACTTTTCCTCTTTCTTGTTCTCCGACTCGTGTTCATTGCTCAAAACTATATAGTCATGAATCATTCTTTTTTTAAGCTAAGTATTTACAGTTTTACTTTAAACGAATTTTTTAATCCTTTGAATGCGTCTAAATCTGCTTTTATAGAACCTACAGCAAGATTCGCTTTAATACGAAGAGGCAACTTATTATTATCATCTGAAATCCAAACAGTTAAACTTTCCTGCTCTTTAAAAACACGTCCAGATTGAACTAATGGTCTAAAAACCATTGCCGAAACGGTTCCAAATTTAGTTGTAATATCCTCACGTCCAATAAATTTTAACTTAAACTTTGTAGTTTCTTCGTCAAAAAACATATCAATAGCAATTGACTCACCAGGCTTTATTTTATCAATATTAGGAGAATTCCTTAAATAATAAAATGTTGACATTATGTCTTGTGTGTTTTTTGGAATCACAAAAGTTTTTTCCGTTTTGTGTTTGTAATCTTTAAACAAAACTTTATTTGATGCTTGATTAAAAAAGCCCTCTTGGTTTTTAGTATATCCGCCTTCATTTATTTTTCTGACAAACTGATATGGATTACCTGTTTCTTTGTCAATATAACTTTCATAAAGATCTTCTACTTTGAAAAAAAACCTGGACATTCCCGTGGTGTATCCTTTGCCAATAACATGAAAGACTTTTTTGTTATTTATGGTGGCATCTTGTACTTCTAATGTGGCATAGCCCGCATTTACAAAGCCGTAATGTATGCGAAACTTAAACCATTCCCCTACGGCATAAGCATCTTCCTTTTGAGAATCAAAACTTACAGTAGTTATAAATATTAGAAGTAGTGCTATTTTTTTCATCACTTTTTTGGACTATTTATTACCACAAATACAAATTTTGTTCCAAATGTATTAAAACAAAAAAACTCAGTCAAATAATGACTGAGTTTTTATGCTATTAACTAACCAAAAAACTATAAATTATGAAATTTATATCAATAATAAGAAGGAAACCACCCCTTCCTTTTTTGCGAGTGCAAAGGTAGTTAACAAATCCAGTTTTTTTGATGAAAAATATACTTTAACACAACATATGCAAAAATACCTTAGAAATGTCCTGTATTTTTTTACATTTCACAAAAAAAGTATAATTTTATCGATATACTCTCAATCATCTCATATACAACTCTTCTTTATTTGTTCTTTAAAAAACAACTGTCTTTCAAAAATGATTGTCGTTTAATTTCAACACAAACATTAAACTATACCACTATTTAATTAAAACCAAAAACCAACCCCAAACCATGTATATCCTTTTGGATTTTCAGGTGACCAAGAATGCTTAATTTCAATTGGTCCAATGGCAGTTTCTAAACCATATCCTACCGCATATCCAGAATATTTTGGAATTGAAATCCAATTAACCGTTCTAAAAAGATTGTTTTCTAAGTTGGCAAAGTTTGCCGAAAAATTCAAGTGATTCTTCTTATAAAACTCATAATCAAGAGTTGCAGCAGTCTTTATATAACTATTAGCAGCAACACTCAAGAAATCATATCCATAAAAATGTTTGAAATTATTTATTGTATTATATCCGTATCCTCCTAGCACAAAATTAAAAAACGAAACACTTTCTTGACCAATAGACATTCCAGCATCAGCTTGAAATCTTAGTGTGACTTTTTTTACAATTTGAGCTGCTAGCCCAACCTCAGTTTTAAAAATTGAAAATGGTTTGAATTTATTGGTATAATTAGAAGAGAATAGATACGATTGAATATCACTAGAAAAATACCAACCTTTCTTTGGAAAATACTTATTGTCAAACGAATCATATTTCATATAACCAAAAACACTCAAATAGCTGCTTTTGTCTATTATTGGATTTGTATTTGCTAGTGTTTCGGACTTTATTTTAAGAAGCTTTAATTCAGCTCCTGCGCCAATCAAAAATTTTTGCGCAAATAACGACTGGAAATAAGCTTGATTTGTAAAATCTAAAAAGTCCACATTTATAGTATTAACCCCTATATCTGATATACTCTGCGGGCTTAGTTCTTTAGTTACATTCCTGTTAAATTGATTAAACTGTGACTTAAACCCAAAACTCAGATTAAAACCATTGTCAACATAATAATCATAATTATACCTGAAATTGTCTCCTAAAACAACATCTAAAGATGCGATGTCGTTTTTGAATAAAGTCTTTTTGTGTGTTAGATTAACTAAAATACCACTTTTATACAAGCCATCATAGTGTAAACCAAATTTCAAATATGTTTTAGTTGGGTTTTCTATTAATGTTAAATTCAAATCTTCTTTGTTCTGCTTAGGATCAAAAGAATAATTTATAGCACTGAAGTTTTGTGTTGCATTAATATTATTTATGCCTTTTTGTAAATCCGTATAACTAACTTTCGAATCCTCTTTAAATCGTAATTTACCAACAATATAATCTTCGGTAAAATTGTTCAAATTGTTTATGTTTATCTTCTCAATTTGCAAAGTATCCGTAACTAATTTAAGTTTTGGTTTCTGATAAGCATCTTGTTTATTAGCTACTAATAATAGTTTTTCATATACTGAAAAAGCGGCTTCTTCCCCTTTTCGGATAATTTCCTTTCCCTTATCAAATGAAATAACACCATAGTTTTTAATATCCGGATTTATATAAATATCCGTTTCAACAATCTTATTTTTCATTTTTGCAATAGACTGAAGATTGGTAATTTGAACCAATATTTTGGTAGCATTTTTTAGCTCTTTCCTGTCCATTAAATCATCTTGAACATCAACACCTATAATAATATCCGCACCTAGTTTCCGAACTTCTTCAATAGGATAATTATTAGCAACTCCACCGTCAACTAGCAAAGCTCCGTCAATTTCTATAGGTGAAAACAAGGATGGAAAAGCGGCACTAGCTAACATAGCTTGCGCTAAATTTCCTTTATTCAGCAATACTTGTTCCCCTGTTTCAATATTAGTTCCAATACACAAAAAAGGAGTTGGCAGTTGATTAAAATCCTTAACATGCCTTACATTTCTAGTAATTCTACTTAGTAAATTAAAATTATACATCCCTTTAGAAAGTGCTTCTGGGATTCCTATTTTAAAATTATTAAATGGTAAAACTAAGGCGTATAATTCGTCATTTCTTTTTTCATAAAAATTCTTAGATGATCTTGGTATAAAATCATTTAATAATTCATCGAAATTAGTGGATTGAAAAATCGAATCAATCTGAGCAGCATTATATCCTGTGGCATACAATCCACCAATTACAGCTCCCATACTCGTTCCTCCAATATAATCAATCTTGATTCCGGCTTCTTCTATCACTTTCAAAACGCCAATATGTGCAAATCCCTTGGCTCCACCGCCGCTAAGAACCAACCCTATTTTAGGTCTTTTTTGCTCTTGCGAAAAGGATTTCTGAATAGTAAGACAGAATGAAAAAAGAAAAAAGAAAAAAGAAAAACAAGTTGCAGGCAATGTATTTTTCAAGCCCCAGATAGAAGTATAAGCCTTAGACAACATAAATTTTGTTTTTTCTTTTAAAAAAAGAGCACCCCAAGAAGCTTCTTCTTTTTTATAAAAAAAGATTTTTTGCAGAACACTCAAAACGGGCAGCTTGAATAGACTCATGGAAAAAACTAATTAGTAGTGTAAAAGTCGACAATTTTTTTGGCTTTTGACACACCTATTACGTCAGAAATTTCTTTTTCTGAAGCTAACTTCAATCTTTTAACACTTTTAAAGTGTTGAATTAATGCAAGCATCGTCTTTTCGCCAATGCCAGGGATTGATTCTACTGAAGAATTCAGCGCTGCTTTACTCCTCTTGTCACGGTGATGGGTTATCCCAAAACGGTGCGCTTCATTCCTTAATTGTTGAATTACTTTTAACGTTTCTGATTTTTTATCTAAATACAACGGAATCGAATCTCCCGGGTAAAATAATTCTTCTAATCTTTTAGCAATGC
Above is a window of Flavobacterium sp. 123 DNA encoding:
- a CDS encoding DUF3108 domain-containing protein, producing MKKIALLLIFITTVSFDSQKEDAYAVGEWFKFRIHYGFVNAGYATLEVQDATINNKKVFHVIGKGYTTGMSRFFFKVEDLYESYIDKETGNPYQFVRKINEGGYTKNQEGFFNQASNKVLFKDYKHKTEKTFVIPKNTQDIMSTFYYLRNSPNIDKIKPGESIAIDMFFDEETTKFKLKFIGREDITTKFGTVSAMVFRPLVQSGRVFKEQESLTVWISDDNNKLPLRIKANLAVGSIKADLDAFKGLKNSFKVKL
- a CDS encoding patatin-like phospholipase family protein; the encoded protein is MSLFKLPVLSVLQKIFFYKKEEASWGALFLKEKTKFMLSKAYTSIWGLKNTLPATCFSFFFFLFSFCLTIQKSFSQEQKRPKIGLVLSGGGAKGFAHIGVLKVIEEAGIKIDYIGGTSMGAVIGGLYATGYNAAQIDSIFQSTNFDELLNDFIPRSSKNFYEKRNDELYALVLPFNNFKIGIPEALSKGMYNFNLLSRITRNVRHVKDFNQLPTPFLCIGTNIETGEQVLLNKGNLAQAMLASAAFPSLFSPIEIDGALLVDGGVANNYPIEEVRKLGADIIIGVDVQDDLMDRKELKNATKILVQITNLQSIAKMKNKIVETDIYINPDIKNYGVISFDKGKEIIRKGEEAAFSVYEKLLLVANKQDAYQKPKLKLVTDTLQIEKININNLNNFTEDYIVGKLRFKEDSKVSYTDLQKGINNINATQNFSAINYSFDPKQNKEDLNLTLIENPTKTYLKFGLHYDGLYKSGILVNLTHKKTLFKNDIASLDVVLGDNFRYNYDYYVDNGFNLSFGFKSQFNQFNRNVTKELSPQSISDIGVNTINVDFLDFTNQAYFQSLFAQKFLIGAGAELKLLKIKSETLANTNPIIDKSSYLSVFGYMKYDSFDNKYFPKKGWYFSSDIQSYLFSSNYTNKFKPFSIFKTEVGLAAQIVKKVTLRFQADAGMSIGQESVSFFNFVLGGYGYNTINNFKHFYGYDFLSVAANSYIKTAATLDYEFYKKNHLNFSANFANLENNLFRTVNWISIPKYSGYAVGYGLETAIGPIEIKHSWSPENPKGYTWFGVGFWF
- a CDS encoding peptidoglycan DD-metalloendopeptidase family protein, translated to MKQVFALIIVLFSILSCSKTDETLDDKTSKTASKKVEFGFTYADFNVVHDTIKKGDTFGTILQKQNIGNKKVYDIIEKVKDTFDVRIMRFDKPYTLLRSRHKKNELQVFIYQPNALNYYVIDLRDTTVTAYKKTRPIKIKQRTIGGLLKGSLSETLESARVEGALASRISKIFAWSIDFFKLKKGDRFALTFTERYINDTIYDGVDSLQAAFFEYKGKIIYAFPFAQNPSSDKVEYYDEDGKTLKNFFLKTPIKFSRISSRFTSNRFHPVQHTWKAHKGTDYAAPYGTPITTTAAGVVEQTGFTTGNGNFVKVKHNSTYSTQYLHMSRILVRRGQHVIQGQVIGRVGSTGLATGPHVCYRFWKNGVQVDALKLKLPNGEPMNSSSKKRFLKQIEPLKRELDSVANL